In Brassica rapa cultivar Chiifu-401-42 chromosome A06, CAAS_Brap_v3.01, whole genome shotgun sequence, a single window of DNA contains:
- the LOC103871627 gene encoding sugar transporter ERD6-like 2 isoform X3, with protein sequence MTLGGMITAAVSGKIAALIGRRRTMWISDVCCLFGWLAVAFAHDVMLLNIGRLFLGFGVGLISYVVPVYIAEITPKTFRGGFSFTNQLLQCLGISLMFFTGNFFRWRTLALLSAIPCAVQLIGLFFIPESPRWLAMYGRDQELEVTLTRLRGENFDVLEEAEEIRETVEISRRESQSGIKDLFHVRNAQPLIIGLGLMLMQQFSGSAAISAYAASIFDKAGFPINIGTTILAAVLVPQSIVVILTVDRWGRRPLLLLSSTGVCICSFLIGLSYYLQKPGEVQTICSVLLIVGIIGHVSFFCIGLGGLPWVIMSEIFPVNVKITAGSLVTVSSWFFSWVIIYSFNFMMQWSASGTYFTFSGVSLVTIVFIWILVPETKGRTLEEIQASLVRFS encoded by the exons ATGACATTGGGAGGAATGATTACGGCCGCGGTTAGCGGAAAAATCGCTGCGCTCATTGGTCGTCGACGA ACAATGTGGATCTCAGATGTTTGCTGCCTCTTTGGCTGGCTCGCTGTAGCGTTTGCACAT GACGTTATGCTGCTAAATATTGGACGACTCTTCTTGGGTTTCGGAGTTGGTCTCATTAGTTATGTG GTTCCTGTGTATATAGCAGAGATTACACCCAAAACATTTCGTGGTGGATTCAGTTTTACTAATCAG CTTCTACAATGTCTTGGGATTTCGCTGATGTTCTTCACTGGGAACTTTTTCCGTTGGCGAACATTAGCTCTTTTAA GTGCAATTCCATGCGCTGTGCAGCTGATAGGTTTATTTTTCATCCCTGAATCTCCAAGATGGCTG GCTATGTATGGTCGAGATCAAGAGCTTGAAGTTACCTTGACGAGACTAAGGGGAGAAAATTTTGATGTTCtcgaagaagcagaagaaatcAGAGAAACAGTGGAAATCTCCCGAAGAGAGTCTCAAAGTGGAATAAAAGATTTGTTTCACGTGAGAAACGCACAACCGTTGATA ATAGGATTGGGACTAATGCTTATGCAACAATTTAGTGGGAGTGCGGCGATAAGTGCATACGCTGCTAGTATTTTTGACAAAGCTg GTTTCCCAATCAACATTGGAACAACAATCCTCGCAGCTGTTCTG GTACCACAGTCTATAGTTGTCATATTAACCGTTGATCGATGGGGACGCCGACCACTTCTTCTG ttGTCTTCTACTGGAGTGTGCATATGTTCATTTTTAATCGGCCTATCTTACTATCTTCAG AAGCCTGGTGAAGTTCAGACGATTTGTTCCGTTTTGTTAATCGTCGGTATAATA GGTCATGTCTCATTCTTTTGCATTGGTCTAGGTGGATTACCATGGGTAATAATGTCAGAG ATATTCCCGGTTAATGTGAAAATTACTGCCGGTAGCCTTGTTACGGTGTCAAGCTGGTTTTTCAGTTGGGTCATCATTTATAGTTTCAATTTCATGATGCAATGGAGCGCTTCAG gaacatattttacattttctgGAGTTTCTTTGGTGACGATTGTATTCATATGGATTTTGGTGCCTGAGACAAAAGGTCGAACACTGGAAGAGATTCAAGCATCACTAGTCCGATTTTCATAA
- the LOC103871626 gene encoding probable histone H2AXa: MSTGAGSGTTKGGRGKPKATKSVSRSSKAGLQFPVGRIARFLKAGKYAERVGAGAPVYLSAVLEYLAAEVLELAGNAARDNKKTRIVPRHIQLAVRNDEELSKLLGAVTIANGGVLPNIHSNLLPSKVGKNKGDIGSASQEF; encoded by the exons ATGAGCACCGGCGCAGGAAGCGGCACGACCAAAGGCGGTAGAGGAAAGCCAAAGGCCACCAAGTCCGTCTCTCGTTCTTCAAAGGCCGGTCTTCAGTTCCCCGTCGGAAGAATCGCTAGATTCCTCAAGGCAGGCAAATACGCCGAGCGTGTCGGCGCCGGAGCTCCGGTCTATCTCTCCGCCGTTCTCGAGTACCTCGCCGCTGAG GTGTTGGAGCTTGCTGGAAACGCGGCGAGGGATAACAAGAAGACGCGTATTGTGCCGAGGCACATTCAGCTCGCGGTGAGGAACGATGAGGAGCTGAGTAAGCTTCTGGGAGCTGTGACGATTGCTAACGGTGGTGTTTTGCCCAACATTCATTCCAACCTTTTGCCTTCCAAGGTTGGGAAGAACAAGGGAGACATTGGATCTGCTTCTCAAGAGTTCTGA
- the LOC103871629 gene encoding E4 SUMO-protein ligase PIAL1 isoform X1, with the protein MNPQSSRLSDHTDVNSNEFHAYLLSLATRIDAAIWNNEVPGNTQELASTLNQVGQCKCSDQTKAVIMTLLMSVKSACELGWFPQRESQQLLVLVYSMLTTFTDSENVPSSPTPNGSFSLIPQVMERFYPFLKLGHILVSSEADAESFALVKPFHISKNIVEHSPRPRPGLFVFRTDDISNSSCIIHPQEVSFSLNGRGVDKRHISSMDSRPQRPTNLYNMLVDGANLLQTLGSFGGSYFIVIALLHDIPPPVYPSLKDYVNESDSACDIPKEGPSRISLSCPISRKRIKLPVKGHACKHLQCFDYWNYIKINTRVPFWCCPHCYQFVCYTDIRLDQTMIKILEEVGSNVTDVVISPDGSWKVVTENDENVEATNHHGDTSSSQNLSPTVLDLTRDDNEMETSGNSLIPMVNQSSDSVEALPQTLNVNNDGQQQFPVSSAREVIHMPFLPTSLPQDRVAANTGGPHIPMPGAHSSQYQGLHVSSLGLSLGRDSDLMERWNHHNYGNCIPQTQFHLPTRSLSPVQERPIPSSFTSPQTLAFNYGGTSDQRHMQRHNPGGAGEQLSSREFMNMTPDNSANRPQQIRMMRGSITPGSTRYDHLIIRPTQRPVQSQSQAQTLPPPQPTAYSHVPVQSQAQTFLANPSYPVGTNETQAGSSLLPLEEDVAPLGSFWSVPRET; encoded by the exons ATGAATCCTCAGAGTTCTAG GTTGAGCGATCACACAGACGTCAACAGCAACGAGTTTCACGCTTACCTCTTGTCTCTGGCTAC ACGAATCGACGCAGCTATTTGGAATAATGAAGTTCCAGGGAACACTCAAGAGCTTGCTTCAACCCTCAATCAA GTGGGTCAATGTAAATGTAGTGATCAAACGAAGGCAGTGATCATGACGCTGTTGATGTCAGTTAAG AGTGCTTGTGAGCTAGGATGGTTCCCTCAGAGAGAATCTCAACAACTGTTGGTTCTTGTATACTCC ATGTTGACGACTTTCACCGATTCTGAAAACGTCCCCTCTAGTCCAACTCCTAACGGTTCCTTCAGTCTAATTCCTCAGGTCATGGAGAG GTTCTATCCATTTTTGAAGCTGGGGCATATTCTTGTTTCTTCTGAAGCAGAT GCAGAATCATTCGCTTTGGTGAAGCCTTTCCATATTTCAAAGAACATTGTGGAACATTCTCCTAGACCTAGACCA GGACTATTTGTTTTCCGGACAGATGACATAAGCAACTCTAGTTGTATTATACATCCTCAAGAAGTCAG CTTCTCATTGAATGGAAGAGGCGTTGACAAGAGACATATCAGCTCAATG GATTCAAGGCCGCAGCGTCCAACAAATCTTTATAACATGCTCGTAGACGGGGCAAATCTTCTGCAAACGTTAGGCAGTTTTGGAG GTAGTTACTTCATTGTTATTGCCTTGCTCCATGACATACCACCCCCTGTCTACCCCTCCCTGAAAGATTATGTCAATGAATCAGATTCAG CTTGTGACATACCTAAGGAGGGCCCATCAAGAATATCTCTCAGCTGTCCTATAAG CCGCAAGCGTATCAAACTTCCTGTGAAGGGTCATGCCTGCAAGCATCTTCAG tgTTTTGATTACTGGAactatatcaaaataaatacgAGGGTACCATTCTGGTGCTGCCCACATTGCTATCAGTTTGTCTGCTATACTGACATCCGTTTAGATCAAACCATGATAAAG ATTCTAGAAGAGGTGGGAAGTAATGTGACAGACGTGGTTATTTCTCCTGATGGATCATGGAAGGTTGTAACGGAGAACGATGAGAATGTGGAAGCTACTAATCATCACGGAGACACCAGCAGTTCCCAGAACTTGAGTCCAACTGTTTTGGATCTTACAAGAGATGATAATGAAATGGAAACATCCGGAAACAGTCTGATTCCTATGGTTAACCAGTCTTCTGATTCAGTGGAGGCACTGCCACAAACTTTGAATGTTAATAATGATGGGCAGCAACAGTTTCCAGTGTCATCGGCAAGAGAAGTCATACACATGCCATTCTTACCAACCTCATTGCCGCAAGATAGAGTAGCTGCAAATACAGGAGGCCCTCACATACCTATGCCTGGTGCTCACTCTTCTCAATATCAAGGGTTACATGTTTCTTCCCTTGGACTTTCTCTTGGAAGAGACTCTGATTTGATGGAGAGGTGGAACCACCACAACTATGGAAACTGCATACCTCAAACTCAGTTTCATCTTCCCACAAGGAGCTTGTCACCTGTGCAGGAAAGACCAATCCCATCTTCCTTTACGTCTCCTCAAACTTTAGCTTTCAACTATGGAGGGACCTCCGACCAGAGACACATGCAAAGACATAATCCTGGTGGGGCTGGGGAACAGTTGTCATCACGTGAGTTCATGAACATGACTCCTGATAACTCTGCGAATAGGCCACAACAGATCCGGATGATGCGAGGCAGCATAACTCCCGGTTCCACAAGGTATGACCACCTGATCATTCGACCTACCCAGCGGCCGGTACAGTCACAATCACAAGCTCAAACACTTCCTCCACCTCAGCCAACAGCTTACAGTCACGTCCCGGTTCAGTCACAAGCTCAAACGTTTTTGGCGAACCCAAGCTATCCTGTTGGTACTAATGAAACGCAAGCTGGGAGCAGTTTATTGCCCTTGGAGGAAGATGTTGCGCCACTCGGGTCGTTTTGGTCAGTGCCTCGTGAGACATGA
- the LOC103871627 gene encoding sugar transporter ERD6-like 2 isoform X1, producing the protein MESASLLDKQEEARTTPSSFTHGVLLSTSVAVAGSFCYGCAMSYTSPAQSKIMEELGLSVADYSFFTSLMTLGGMITAAVSGKIAALIGRRRTMWISDVCCLFGWLAVAFAHDVMLLNIGRLFLGFGVGLISYVVPVYIAEITPKTFRGGFSFTNQLLQCLGISLMFFTGNFFRWRTLALLSAIPCAVQLIGLFFIPESPRWLAMYGRDQELEVTLTRLRGENFDVLEEAEEIRETVEISRRESQSGIKDLFHVRNAQPLIIGLGLMLMQQFSGSAAISAYAASIFDKAGFPINIGTTILAAVLVPQSIVVILTVDRWGRRPLLLLSSTGVCICSFLIGLSYYLQKPGEVQTICSVLLIVGIIGHVSFFCIGLGGLPWVIMSEIFPVNVKITAGSLVTVSSWFFSWVIIYSFNFMMQWSASGTYFTFSGVSLVTIVFIWILVPETKGRTLEEIQASLVRFS; encoded by the exons ATGGAATCTGCAAGTCTGCTGGATAAGCAAGAAGAAGCAAGAACAACTCCTTCTTCCTTCACTCATGGTGTTCTTCTCAGTACTTCCGTTGCTGTCGCTGGATCCTTCTGTTATGGCTGTGCC ATGTCGTATACATCGCCTGCTCAATCCAAAATCATGGAAGAACTGGGACTTTCTGTGGCTGAT TATTCGTTTTTCACTTCGCTAATGACATTGGGAGGAATGATTACGGCCGCGGTTAGCGGAAAAATCGCTGCGCTCATTGGTCGTCGACGA ACAATGTGGATCTCAGATGTTTGCTGCCTCTTTGGCTGGCTCGCTGTAGCGTTTGCACAT GACGTTATGCTGCTAAATATTGGACGACTCTTCTTGGGTTTCGGAGTTGGTCTCATTAGTTATGTG GTTCCTGTGTATATAGCAGAGATTACACCCAAAACATTTCGTGGTGGATTCAGTTTTACTAATCAG CTTCTACAATGTCTTGGGATTTCGCTGATGTTCTTCACTGGGAACTTTTTCCGTTGGCGAACATTAGCTCTTTTAA GTGCAATTCCATGCGCTGTGCAGCTGATAGGTTTATTTTTCATCCCTGAATCTCCAAGATGGCTG GCTATGTATGGTCGAGATCAAGAGCTTGAAGTTACCTTGACGAGACTAAGGGGAGAAAATTTTGATGTTCtcgaagaagcagaagaaatcAGAGAAACAGTGGAAATCTCCCGAAGAGAGTCTCAAAGTGGAATAAAAGATTTGTTTCACGTGAGAAACGCACAACCGTTGATA ATAGGATTGGGACTAATGCTTATGCAACAATTTAGTGGGAGTGCGGCGATAAGTGCATACGCTGCTAGTATTTTTGACAAAGCTg GTTTCCCAATCAACATTGGAACAACAATCCTCGCAGCTGTTCTG GTACCACAGTCTATAGTTGTCATATTAACCGTTGATCGATGGGGACGCCGACCACTTCTTCTG ttGTCTTCTACTGGAGTGTGCATATGTTCATTTTTAATCGGCCTATCTTACTATCTTCAG AAGCCTGGTGAAGTTCAGACGATTTGTTCCGTTTTGTTAATCGTCGGTATAATA GGTCATGTCTCATTCTTTTGCATTGGTCTAGGTGGATTACCATGGGTAATAATGTCAGAG ATATTCCCGGTTAATGTGAAAATTACTGCCGGTAGCCTTGTTACGGTGTCAAGCTGGTTTTTCAGTTGGGTCATCATTTATAGTTTCAATTTCATGATGCAATGGAGCGCTTCAG gaacatattttacattttctgGAGTTTCTTTGGTGACGATTGTATTCATATGGATTTTGGTGCCTGAGACAAAAGGTCGAACACTGGAAGAGATTCAAGCATCACTAGTCCGATTTTCATAA
- the LOC103871627 gene encoding sugar transporter ERD6-like 2 isoform X2 gives MESASLLDKQEEARTTPSSFTHGVLLSTSVAVAGSFCYGCAMSYTSPAQSKIMEELGLSVADYSFFTSLMTLGGMITAAVSGKIAALIGRRRTMWISDVCCLFGWLAVAFAHDVMLLNIGRLFLGFGVGLISYVVPVYIAEITPKTFRGGFSFTNQLLQCLGISLMFFTGNFFRWRTLALLSAIPCAVQLIGLFFIPESPRWLAMYGRDQELEVTLTRLRGENFDVLEEAEEIRETVEISRRESQSGIKDLFHVRNAQPLIIGLGLMLMQQFSGSAAISAYAASIFDKAGFPINIGTTILAAVLVPQSIVVILTVDRWGRRPLLLLSSTGVCICSFLIGLSYYLQIFPVNVKITAGSLVTVSSWFFSWVIIYSFNFMMQWSASGTYFTFSGVSLVTIVFIWILVPETKGRTLEEIQASLVRFS, from the exons ATGGAATCTGCAAGTCTGCTGGATAAGCAAGAAGAAGCAAGAACAACTCCTTCTTCCTTCACTCATGGTGTTCTTCTCAGTACTTCCGTTGCTGTCGCTGGATCCTTCTGTTATGGCTGTGCC ATGTCGTATACATCGCCTGCTCAATCCAAAATCATGGAAGAACTGGGACTTTCTGTGGCTGAT TATTCGTTTTTCACTTCGCTAATGACATTGGGAGGAATGATTACGGCCGCGGTTAGCGGAAAAATCGCTGCGCTCATTGGTCGTCGACGA ACAATGTGGATCTCAGATGTTTGCTGCCTCTTTGGCTGGCTCGCTGTAGCGTTTGCACAT GACGTTATGCTGCTAAATATTGGACGACTCTTCTTGGGTTTCGGAGTTGGTCTCATTAGTTATGTG GTTCCTGTGTATATAGCAGAGATTACACCCAAAACATTTCGTGGTGGATTCAGTTTTACTAATCAG CTTCTACAATGTCTTGGGATTTCGCTGATGTTCTTCACTGGGAACTTTTTCCGTTGGCGAACATTAGCTCTTTTAA GTGCAATTCCATGCGCTGTGCAGCTGATAGGTTTATTTTTCATCCCTGAATCTCCAAGATGGCTG GCTATGTATGGTCGAGATCAAGAGCTTGAAGTTACCTTGACGAGACTAAGGGGAGAAAATTTTGATGTTCtcgaagaagcagaagaaatcAGAGAAACAGTGGAAATCTCCCGAAGAGAGTCTCAAAGTGGAATAAAAGATTTGTTTCACGTGAGAAACGCACAACCGTTGATA ATAGGATTGGGACTAATGCTTATGCAACAATTTAGTGGGAGTGCGGCGATAAGTGCATACGCTGCTAGTATTTTTGACAAAGCTg GTTTCCCAATCAACATTGGAACAACAATCCTCGCAGCTGTTCTG GTACCACAGTCTATAGTTGTCATATTAACCGTTGATCGATGGGGACGCCGACCACTTCTTCTG ttGTCTTCTACTGGAGTGTGCATATGTTCATTTTTAATCGGCCTATCTTACTATCTTCAG ATATTCCCGGTTAATGTGAAAATTACTGCCGGTAGCCTTGTTACGGTGTCAAGCTGGTTTTTCAGTTGGGTCATCATTTATAGTTTCAATTTCATGATGCAATGGAGCGCTTCAG gaacatattttacattttctgGAGTTTCTTTGGTGACGATTGTATTCATATGGATTTTGGTGCCTGAGACAAAAGGTCGAACACTGGAAGAGATTCAAGCATCACTAGTCCGATTTTCATAA
- the LOC103871631 gene encoding sugar transporter ESL1-like: MTMSENQRNLEAGLLLNKNRNDINECRITVAVLFSTFVAVCGSFCFGCAAGYSSMAQTGIINDLGLSVAQYSMFGSSMTFGGMFGAIFSGKVADLIGRKGTMWSGQVFCIAGWLAIAFAQNTIWLDAGRFSTGFAVGLFSYVIPVYIAEITPKHVRGAFVFANQLMQSCGCSLFYVIGNFIHWRNLALIGLIPCILQVVTLFFIPESPRLLGKWGREKECRASLQLLRGDDADVSEEANTIKETMALFDQGPKSRIMDLFQRRYAPSLVIGVGLMLLQQLSGSSGLMFYVGSVFDKGGFPKSIGSMILAVIMIPKSILGVILVEKMGRRPLLLASTTGMCIFSLFLAFSFSFRSYGMLDELTPIFTCIGVVGFLSSFAIGMGGLPWIIMSEIFPMNVKVSAGTLVTLANWSFSWIVAFAYNFMIEWNASGTFLIFFSICAAGIAFIYAMVPETKGRTLEDIQASLTDFVQ; the protein is encoded by the exons ATGACTATGTCGGAGAACCAAAGAAATCTTGAAGCTGGGTTGTTACTGAACAAGAACCGAAACGACATCAACGAGTGTCGTATCACTGTGGCTGTACTCTTCAGTACTTTCGTTGCTGTTTGTGGCTCTTTCTGCTTTGGTTGTGCG GCGGGTTATTCATCAATGGCTCAAACTGGGATCATAAATGATTTAGGCCTCTCTGTTGCACAA tACTCGATGTTTGGATCTAGCATGACTTTCGGAGGGATGTTTGGTGCCATATTCAGTGGGAAAGTGGCAGATCTCATCGGTAGAAAAGGG acaaTGTGGTCTGGTCAAGTTTTCTGCATCGCCGGTTGGCTTGCAATAGCATTTGCACAGAACACGATTTGGCTAGACGCTGGAAGATTTTCCACAGGATTTGCAGTTGGCTTATTCAGCTACGTG ATACCAGTTTATATCGCAGAAATAACACCAAAACATGTTCGAGGAGCATTTGTATTTGCTAATCAG CTGATGCAAAGTTGTGGGTGTTCATTATTCTATGTCATTGGAAACTTTATTCATTGGCGTAATTTAGCCTTGATCG GTCTGATTCCATGTATTTTGCAAGTTGTGACTTTGTTCTTCATTCCAGAGTCCCCTAGATTACTG GGAAAATGGGGACGTGAAAAAGAATGTAGAGCTTCATTGCAGCTTCTCCGTGGTGATGATGCTGATGTTTCTGAAGAAGCCAACACTATCAAA GAAACCATGGCGTTGTTTGATCAAGGACCAAAATCTAGGATTATGGATTTGTTCCAGAGGAGATATGCTCCATCTCTTGTT ATTGGTGTGGGGCTAATGCTTCTCCAACAGCTCTCTGGAAGCTCAGGGCTTATGTTCTATGTTGGTAGCGTATTTGATAAAGGag GATTTCCAAAAAGCATCGGCTCAATGATTCTTGCAGTGATCATG ATACCAAAATCTATACTGGGTGtgattttggtcgagaaaatggGACGAAGGCCGCTTCTACTG GCATCTACTACTGGAATGTGCATTTTCAGCTTGTTCCTTGCATTTTCCTTCAGCTTTCGG TCATATGGCATGCTAGATGAGCTAACTCCTATCTTCACATGCATCGGTGTTGTG ggTTTCCTCTCTTCATTTGCCATAGGCATGGGAGGCTTACCATGGATCATCATGTCTGAG ATTTTCCCAATGAATGTTAAAGTTTCAGCGGGGACTCTTGTGACCTTAGCCAACTGGTCCTTTAGTTGGATTGTAGCTTTCGCCTACAACTTCATGATAGAATGGAACGCATCAG GAACGTTCTTGATCTTCTTTAGTATATGCGCTGCGGGTATAGCTTTTATTTATGCGATGGTACCCGAAACAAAAGGAAGAACACTTGAAGACATACAAGCTTCTCTTACAGATTTTGTACAATGA
- the LOC103871629 gene encoding E4 SUMO-protein ligase PIAL1 isoform X2: protein MNPQSSRLSDHTDVNSNEFHAYLLSLATRIDAAIWNNEVPGNTQELASTLNQVGQCKCSDQTKAVIMTLLMSVKSACELGWFPQRESQQLLVLVYSMLTTFTDSENVPSSPTPNGSFSLIPQVMERFYPFLKLGHILVSSEADAESFALVKPFHISKNIVEHSPRPRPGLFVFRTDDISNSSCIIHPQEVSFSLNGRGVDKRHISSMDSRPQRPTNLYNMLVDGANLLQTLGSFGGSYFIVIALLHDIPPPVYPSLKDYVNESDSACDIPKEGPSRISLSCPISRKRIKLPVKGHACKHLQCFDYWNYIKINTRVPFWCCPHCYQFVCYTDIRLDQTMIKANSRRGGK, encoded by the exons ATGAATCCTCAGAGTTCTAG GTTGAGCGATCACACAGACGTCAACAGCAACGAGTTTCACGCTTACCTCTTGTCTCTGGCTAC ACGAATCGACGCAGCTATTTGGAATAATGAAGTTCCAGGGAACACTCAAGAGCTTGCTTCAACCCTCAATCAA GTGGGTCAATGTAAATGTAGTGATCAAACGAAGGCAGTGATCATGACGCTGTTGATGTCAGTTAAG AGTGCTTGTGAGCTAGGATGGTTCCCTCAGAGAGAATCTCAACAACTGTTGGTTCTTGTATACTCC ATGTTGACGACTTTCACCGATTCTGAAAACGTCCCCTCTAGTCCAACTCCTAACGGTTCCTTCAGTCTAATTCCTCAGGTCATGGAGAG GTTCTATCCATTTTTGAAGCTGGGGCATATTCTTGTTTCTTCTGAAGCAGAT GCAGAATCATTCGCTTTGGTGAAGCCTTTCCATATTTCAAAGAACATTGTGGAACATTCTCCTAGACCTAGACCA GGACTATTTGTTTTCCGGACAGATGACATAAGCAACTCTAGTTGTATTATACATCCTCAAGAAGTCAG CTTCTCATTGAATGGAAGAGGCGTTGACAAGAGACATATCAGCTCAATG GATTCAAGGCCGCAGCGTCCAACAAATCTTTATAACATGCTCGTAGACGGGGCAAATCTTCTGCAAACGTTAGGCAGTTTTGGAG GTAGTTACTTCATTGTTATTGCCTTGCTCCATGACATACCACCCCCTGTCTACCCCTCCCTGAAAGATTATGTCAATGAATCAGATTCAG CTTGTGACATACCTAAGGAGGGCCCATCAAGAATATCTCTCAGCTGTCCTATAAG CCGCAAGCGTATCAAACTTCCTGTGAAGGGTCATGCCTGCAAGCATCTTCAG tgTTTTGATTACTGGAactatatcaaaataaatacgAGGGTACCATTCTGGTGCTGCCCACATTGCTATCAGTTTGTCTGCTATACTGACATCCGTTTAGATCAAACCATGATAAAGGCAA ATTCTAGAAGAGGTGGGAAGTAA